The Peromyscus maniculatus bairdii isolate BWxNUB_F1_BW_parent chromosome 3, HU_Pman_BW_mat_3.1, whole genome shotgun sequence genome segment CTACCAGGGAATAGGAAACTAGTCAGGGCATTCTCTTACACAGGCTAAATGTTGGACGTCAGTTTAGGAGAACTAAGCAACAGGGAGAAGAGAGTTGGTGACCTTTGCACTGTAATGGACCCATCTGCCTGGGTCAGGAACCTTGCCATCCATACTGTTCAGACACACATATCTGAGTGAAGCCTTCATAACTTGCTCCACAACTGGGCATGTTTACTGTTATCCCTTTCTTGTCCCATTTCCTGGTAGGATCTGGGAGTCACCTCTTCTTCTAGCTGCCAAAGAAAATGATGTCCAGGCTCTGAGCAAGTTACTCAAGTTTGAAGGATGTGAGGTGCACCAGAGAGGTATGGAGCAGAGTCATAGCAATGGTTTGTGGGTCAGTCCCTGACCTCAGAGGCCTCCCCAAAAGATCCCAAGACCTAGAGTCTGCTTTTTCTCCATTGACTGCCCCAAAGACATTATatgccttttttttccctcctctaaATGCCAGGAGCCATGGGGGAAACTGCACTGCACATAGCAGCCCTCTATGACAACCTGGAGGCTGCCATGGTGCTGATGGAGGCTGCCCCAGAGCTGGTCTTTGAGCCCATGACCTCTGAGCTATATGAAGGTGAGTCCCTAAGATGGATGGTCTAGCAATCTCAGATAGATAATTTGGGGAACCAGAGAAGTTATCTGAAGATTCctaatctttattattattccacaagttgtcctttttTCTAAGTGCTGATGACAAGTCATTACATCTGGTCCCTGATCTTCCAGAGACCCAGGGTAGGGGCAAAGTTAGATGGAGGGAACGAAAGAATCTACTGGGAACCTTTAACACCCATTTGATCTCTGCCGTCCACCCAAGATGGCCACACAAAGGAAACTATGGGGACATGTGAGAGGGATTCCTTCAGGGTCCTGGGAACAGATATGTGACCTCCAGCTCTCTCTGGGCCAGGTCAGACTGCACTACACATTGCAGTCATGAACCAGAATGTGAACCTGGTCTGTGCCCTGCTTGCCAGAGGGGCCAGTGTCTCTGCCAGAGCTACAGGCTCTGCCTTCCACCGCAGTCCTCACAACCTCATCTActatggtgagttccagggctcCACTCAGAGAAAGGGCAGGTGGAGAGCTGGGCTGGGCAAGAGGAGCCTTTCCTTGGTTCCATCTTTTGAGAAGGTGGGAGGGGGCAGTCCTTCTAGGTCTAAGGCCAATTCGCTCCACAACACTTTGCAGCATTTTTGCTTTGGGTTCCGCTGGGCAAGTGATCCCAAGCCACAAGCTGAGatagggaaggaggaggcagttGTTGGGCTGGAGGGCAAAAGTCCCTCTCTTCTGATCCTGCTGTCTCCTGTCACATATCTCTTTGTGTCCACAGGAGAGCACCCTTTGTCCTTTGCTGCCTGTGTGGGCAGCGAGGAGATTGTTAGGCtgctcattgaacatggagctgACATCCGGGCCCAGGACTCCCTGGGTAAGAGCTGAGATGAGTAGAAAGTGCTGGATGctgtgtgcggggggggggggggggacagagaggacactgggatgGGGAGTGAGTCATCAGGGAAACTGATGGTAACTTCTGTCTTCCCCAGGAAACACGGTACTGCACATACTCATCTTGCAGCCCAACAAAACCTTTGCCTGCCAGATGTACAACCTGTTACTGTCCTATGATGGGGGAGACCACCTGAAGTCCCTGGAACTTGTGCCCAACAACCAGGGACTCACCCCCTTCAAGCTGGCTGGGGTGGAAGGCAACACTGTGGTGAGACCCATGCCCTAAGGTGTCTTTAATGACCCCCATTTTACATTGCTAGGAACAAAGAGAACTCAATCCACCTATAAGTCTTAGTTCCCATTCTCAGCTCTAATTCCCATCTGTATCAACCTATGCCCTTCACGTCACTggtccatttttttctctttgccgGTTTCCTCTGACTGAAGTACTGGGAATTCATGTAGTCTAGACCTTATCCTGAGATTTTTCTGCAATACCCAAGTCCACTTGTCCTTCCCCGAAGAGTGACCTGCAAATTTCCCCACATCTCCAGGTTCTGGAATGAGTCTTGGGGCAAGATAAATCTAGGATCCTGTGGGACACGAGTTCTTTTGTCTTCCAAAGGCTGTGGTCTACAAGAAGGCCAACACCTTTTGCAGTCTTTCTCTCCTGGGCTGTGTCGCTCCCTTCAGCTCGGGATTGTGACCATCTCCACTCCCTTCCAGATGTTCCAACATTTGATGCAGAAGCGGAAGCACATCCAGTGGACCTATGGGCCTTTGACGTCCACTCTTTATGACCTCACTGAGATTGACTCTTCAGGGAATGATCAATCCCTGCTGGAACTTATTGTTACTACCAAGAAGCGTGAGGTAGAGAGTCTTCCCATCTCAGGCCCTGGTGAGGGGTGGCGGGGTCTTGGAGATACCATTCTACTCCTTCTGGTGCAGGCCCGCCAGATTCTGGACCAGACACCTGTGAAGGAGCTGGTGAGCCTCAAGTGGAAGAGGTACGGGCGGCCCTACTTCTGCATGCTGGGTGCCATCTACGTGCTGTACATCATCTGCTTTACCATGTGCTGTATCTACCGCCCCCTCAAGCCCAGGATCACTAACCGCACCAATCCCCGGGACAACACCCTCCTGCAGCAGAAACTCCTTCAGGTGACTCCCTGGTAGTGACAGATAGTACGCTAGAAATCGTCTCTTCACAGTGATGTCCCACTTTCCTGACTCCACACCAGGATTTCACTTCTCACCTAGATCTCTGAGAAGTGGGGCACAGATACAACCCGCACACACAGAAACACGCATACATTCTTACCCTAGGAGCAGAGTTTGAGACTAGCTGAACCTCGTGGCCTAGAACGAATCTGAAAGAGCAAGTGGCCTTGGGAACTGATATACAGGACAGAAACAGGCAATGTACCAATATCTTTCCTCCCTAGGAGGCCTATGTGACCCCCAAGGATGACCTACGGCTGGTGGGGGAGCTGGTGAGCATCATTGGGGCTGTGATCATCCTGCTGGTGGAGGTAAGGTGTGGATAGGATCCTGTTGGAGGCTGTCTGCCCCAGGGCCCAGCCCGCAGTCTGGTCTTCAAGAGCCTTTATGTCTCCCTGACTTCTTTCCAGATTCCCGACATCTTCAGGTTGGGGGTCACTCGATTCTTTGGGCATACCATCCTTGGGGGGCCATTCCATGTCATCATGTGAGTGTCTCCTTCATCCCACTCCCTTACTTCATCTCACTAGGGCTCCCACTGGCCTCCTTTCCCTTAGCTTTGAGTTCCCTCTGTGATGTATAACCCCAGGGTACTGAGTATGTTGAGGCTGAATCTGACGGGATGGGGTCTGTCACAGCTGTACTCTTGTTTATAGGTCCCCAGGATAaacctgagggtttttttttctcatttccccccttttcctcCCCCCCTCAGGATCACTTATGCCTTCATGGTGCTGGTGACCATGGTGATGCGGCTCACCAATACAGATGGGGAGGTGGTGCCTATGTCCTTTGCTCTGGTGTTGGGTTGGTGCAATGTTATGTACTTTGCCAGAGGATTCCAAATGCTGGGTCCCTTCACCATCATGATCCAGAAGGTCAGTGCCTCCCCCACACTTACTAATAAAGATCCCTAGACCAAGGTTAAGCAAACACCTTTCTAGGGGGCTGGATAGTACATATTTCAGGTGTTGTGAACCCTACATAGTTTTTGTCATATgttcctctaattttttttttaattaaaatcctCTTACAAGCTTAAAGATCGACCTTAGCTTAATATCCTCACCAAGACAGGGCAAGTAGATTTAGCCAGCATGTTGTAGTTTGCCACCTCATCTTGGTGTATGGAGCCATCAGACTTTGGGGGTTAGATTTGCTGGTGTCAGATTGGTAAGTGCTCTGAAAGTGTggtgttctctgcctcctcctctccacaGATGATTTTTGGTGACTTGATGCGATTTTGCTGGCTGATGGCTGTGGTGATCTTGGGATTTGCTTCAGGTAAATCATGGATCCAGGATGGAAGCTGTGGGAGGaaatggctggggtgggggagtttAGAGGGTACAGAATTCTTCAGGCCGAACTTGGAGGGAGGCCAGACATTAGAGGAGGCCATGAAATGTCTAAAGATAAGATGTTGCTCAGAAGTGAGGGACAGTAGTGTTAGGGGCAGAAGATTAGGAGCATAAGCCTTATAGAAAACAGTGGAGCATA includes the following:
- the Trpv6 gene encoding transient receptor potential cation channel subfamily V member 6 isoform X1, whose protein sequence is MGWSLPKEKGLILCLWNKFCRWFHRQESWAQSRDEQNLLQQKRIWESPLLLAAKENDVQALSKLLKFEGCEVHQRGAMGETALHIAALYDNLEAAMVLMEAAPELVFEPMTSELYEGQTALHIAVMNQNVNLVCALLARGASVSARATGSAFHRSPHNLIYYGEHPLSFAACVGSEEIVRLLIEHGADIRAQDSLGNTVLHILILQPNKTFACQMYNLLLSYDGGDHLKSLELVPNNQGLTPFKLAGVEGNTVMFQHLMQKRKHIQWTYGPLTSTLYDLTEIDSSGNDQSLLELIVTTKKREARQILDQTPVKELVSLKWKRYGRPYFCMLGAIYVLYIICFTMCCIYRPLKPRITNRTNPRDNTLLQQKLLQEAYVTPKDDLRLVGELVSIIGAVIILLVEIPDIFRLGVTRFFGHTILGGPFHVIMITYAFMVLVTMVMRLTNTDGEVVPMSFALVLGWCNVMYFARGFQMLGPFTIMIQKMIFGDLMRFCWLMAVVILGFASAFYIIFQTEDPDELGHFYDYPMALFSTFELFLTIIDGPANYDVDLPFMYSITYAAFAIIATLLMLNLLIAMMGDTHWRVAHERDELWRAQVVATTVMLERKLPRCLWPRSGICGREYGLGDRWFLRVEDRQDLNKQRIRRYARAFQQHDGLCSEDLEKDSGRKLEMTRSFGAYLTFPTPSVSRSTSQSSINWERLRRGTLRRDLRGIVNRGLEDGEGWEYQI
- the Trpv6 gene encoding transient receptor potential cation channel subfamily V member 6 isoform X2; translation: MKTALHIAVMNQNVNLVCALLARGASVSARATGSAFHRSPHNLIYYGEHPLSFAACVGSEEIVRLLIEHGADIRAQDSLGNTVLHILILQPNKTFACQMYNLLLSYDGGDHLKSLELVPNNQGLTPFKLAGVEGNTVMFQHLMQKRKHIQWTYGPLTSTLYDLTEIDSSGNDQSLLELIVTTKKREARQILDQTPVKELVSLKWKRYGRPYFCMLGAIYVLYIICFTMCCIYRPLKPRITNRTNPRDNTLLQQKLLQEAYVTPKDDLRLVGELVSIIGAVIILLVEIPDIFRLGVTRFFGHTILGGPFHVIMITYAFMVLVTMVMRLTNTDGEVVPMSFALVLGWCNVMYFARGFQMLGPFTIMIQKMIFGDLMRFCWLMAVVILGFASAFYIIFQTEDPDELGHFYDYPMALFSTFELFLTIIDGPANYDVDLPFMYSITYAAFAIIATLLMLNLLIAMMGDTHWRVAHERDELWRAQVVATTVMLERKLPRCLWPRSGICGREYGLGDRWFLRVEDRQDLNKQRIRRYARAFQQHDGLCSEDLEKDSGRKLEMTRSFGAYLTFPTPSVSRSTSQSSINWERLRRGTLRRDLRGIVNRGLEDGEGWEYQI